Within the Micromonospora citrea genome, the region CCCGATGGTCGCCAGGATCATCGGGAAGGCGCTCTGCCCGATCGCGAGCAGCACCACCCAGAGCAGCGCCCCGTCGTGCGGCGCGACGGCCATCCCGACGTAGGCGAGGGCCATCGCTGCGGAGAGCGTCAGCACCAGCGGATGCAGCGCGCGCAGCCGGCCGGCCAGGGTCGGCATGAGCAACGCGATCGGCACGCCCAGCGCCGTCACCCCGGCGAGCAGCAGGCCGGCGTCCTGCGGGCGGTAGCCGGCGTCGCGGAAGAGCTGGGCCAGCCAGCCCATGATCGCGTACGCGCCCAGCGACTGCGTCCCGAAGTAGACAGCCATCGCCCAGCCGAGCCGGGTCCGCCCCGGCCGGATCCGGCCGGAGCGGGGCGCCACCGCCGCCGGGGGCGCCCCCCGCCGGGCCGCCCGCGCCCGCAGCGCCAGCGGCACCCACGGGAGCAGCGCCGCCAGGGCCAGCCCGGCCCAGACGGCGAGCCCGGCGCGCCAGGTGCCGAACGCGTGCGCCACCGGCACCGCCGCCGCGGCGGCCACCGCCGCCCCCACCGTCAACGTCATCGAGTACGCCCCGGTGACCAGCCCGATGCGGTGCGGGAAGTACTGCTTGACCAGGAGCGGGAGCAGTACGTTCGCCACCGCGATCCCGGCCAGCGCGAGGGCGCTGCCGGCGATGAAGACCAGCGCGGAGTCCGTGCCGATGCGGACGAGCTGGCCGGCGGCGAGGATGGCCATCGCCACCACCAGCACCCGGGCCGGGGAGTGCCGGCGGACCAGCCGGGGGGTGAGCGCCCCGAAGACGGCGAAGGCCACGGCGGGCAGGGTGGTCACGAGCCCGGCCAGCGCACCGGAGAGGGCCAGGCCGTCGCGCACCTCGTCGAGCAGGGCGCCGAGGCTGGTGATGGCGGCCCGCAGGTTGAGCGCGACCAGCAGCATGCCGACGAGCACGAGCAGGCCACCGGCGACCGGGCCCACCGGAGCGGGGGTGGCGCCGGTCGGCCCGGCGGCGGGAGCCGGCGCGTCCGCCGGGGCGGGCACGCCGTCCGGCCCGGCGATCGTCTCCCGCGCCGAACGCGGCGAGGCTCCGGCGTCGACGGCGGCGGTGGTGGTTGGCGGGGTCATGCGTCTGAACCTACAATCATGGGATGAATTCCAGGCGGGTGATGTAACCAGTGCCACCGCCGGTTGATTCCCCCACCGCGCCACCCCGCGGGCACCGGGTGCGGCAGACCATCGCGCAGCTCAGGGAGCGGATCCTCGGCGGCGAGTGGCCGGTGGGCGGGCGGATCCCCACCGAGCCGCAGCTCGTCGCGGCGCTCGGCGTGGGGCGCAACACCGTCCGCGAGGCGGTGCGGGCGCTGGTGCACGCCGGGGTGCTGGAGTGCCGGCAGGGCTCCGGGACGTACGTGGTGTCGACCGACGAGCTGGCCCCGGTGGTGGCCCGTCGGCTCACCGACGACCGGATGGCCGAGGTCGTCGAGGTGCGGCGCGCCTTCGAGGTGGAGGCGGCCCGGCTCGCCGCGCTGCGGCGTACGCCGGATGACCTGGCCGCGCTCGACGGCGCGCTCGCGGCCCGCGAGGCGGCCTGGCGCGGCGGCCGGGTCGACGAGTTCGTGGAGGCCGACGCCGCACTCCACGTGGCCGTCGTCGCGGCCGCGCACAACGGCATGCTCGCCGAGCTGTACGCCTCGGTCGGCGCCGCGCTGCGCAGCACCGTCGCCCAGTCGATGGGTGACGCGCTGGAGCCCGAGCGCTACGTCGACCACTCGCGGCTGGTCGAGGCGATCCGGGACGGCGACCCGCACCGGGCGGCGATCGAAGCCGGCGCTTTTCTGGAGCCCCCACCCGGGGCATAGGTTGTGCCGGACGGAAGACCGGACACCTCGGGAGTACGGATGCTCAAGGGCTTCAAAGACTTCATCATGCGCGGAAACGTCGTCGACCTCGCGGTCGGCGTGGTCATCGGTGCGGCGTTCACGGGCGTGGTGACCCAGCTCACCAAGTCGTTCCTGGAACCGCTGATCCGGGTCTTCGTGCTGCTCGTCACCGGCAGCGACAAGGGCCTCGCCGGCACGGCCCCGTCGTTCCGCGGCGTCGCCTTCGACTGGATCGCGTTCGTCAACGCGCTGATCACCTTCCTGCTCACCGCGGCGGCGCTCTACTTCCTCGTGGTGTTCCCGATGAACAAGCTGGCCGAGCGGCGCAAGCGGGGCGAGGAGCCGCCGCCGAAGGCGCCCAGCGAGGAGGTCAGGCTGCTCACCGAGATCCGGGACGCCCTGGTCGCCGCCGGGCACACCACCCCCGGCCAGCAGCGCGGCGCGCTCGACGACGTGCTGGGCCGCCGGGAGGAACCGCCCACCGTGCGCTGAACCCGGCACACGCACACCGGCCCCTGCGGGAATCCCGCGGGGGCCGCACATTTTCGTACGCCTGTTCGATAGAGTCCCCGCCATGGAGCAGCGGAAGCACTGGTGGAACGGGAAATGGGGCCGGCTGGCGCGGCGGGACGTCTTCCTCCGCGTGGACGCCGACCGGTGGCACGTCGAGCAGCGGGCCGGCGGCGCCGAGGGCGTGTCCCAGTTCTACGAGTACGACAGCGCCGAGGAGGCCGAGGAGACGGTCCGGGCGCTGCTCCAGGGCGCCGACGGCTGGCGGGAGCTCTCCCCCCGCCCGCCGAGCGCGTGGTCGCCGGAGTCCTGAGGCGGAGCCGGCGGAGTCCTGAGGCGGAGCCGGCGCGGGCGGTTTAGCCGGAGCGGGGGCCGGGAACCGCGCGGGAATGAACCAACAGGGCACCGAGCGACAGGCGATGGTTTCCCGGGTCACCACGGGCATGCGGGTGATCGACGTCGAGGGCACCGAGGTCGGCACTGTCGACCTCGTGCAGCGGGGTGACCCCAACGCGGTGACCGTGCAGGCGCCGACCGCCGACCCCGGCAGCAGCCTGGACGAGCTGATCGAGTCGACGGCGGTCGAGGAGCCGGACGTGCCGGCCGACCTGGCGGCCCGGCTGCTGCACAGCGGCTACCTGAAGGTCTCCACCGACCTGGCGCGCACCGGCGCGGTCTACGTGCTCGCCGAGCAGATCACCACCGTCGCCGACGACCAGGTACGCCTCGCCGTCCCGGCCCGCGAACTGCCACCCGAGGAGTGAGCGACGTGGCGCAGAACCGGTGGCAGGGGCTCGACCGCCAGGGGTGAGGGCATACCCGCCGCACGCTGTCGGGCTGATGTCGTAGACGATTCACCCTCCCCCGCGCCGCATCCCTGCCACCGGCTCGGCCACCGCCACTCCCACACCGGCCACCACAGCTCCGCACGGCACTCCCACACCAGCCACCACAGCTCCGCCACGCGCTACCGCCTGCCCGCGAACCGCTCGTCTGGCGCTTCGGTCACCCGGCGCTGAGCTGCCATCCCGCCGAACTCCGGCGTCGACGCAACCCGAAGAGCGTCCGGGCCCGTCGAGCTTGCGGAGGAGGGAGCCCCGATGGCGGATGCCGATCGCGAGTTCGTGGAGTACGTCTCCGCGCGACTGCCGAGACTGCACCGGACCGCGTACCTGATGTGCGGCGACGCCCACCTGGCCGACGACGTGGTGCAGCAGACGATCACGGCGCTGTACGTGAACTGGCGCCGGGTCAGCCGGGCCGACAACGTCGACGCGTACGTGCACCGGATGCTGGTCCACAAGCTCATCGACGAGAAGCGGTTGGGCTGGGCGAAGGTCCGGCTGCTGGGATGGATGCCGGAGCCGGAGCGCCCGCCGGCCACGCCGCACGACGACCTGGCCGAGCGGGACAGCCTGCTCGCCGCGCTCGCCCGCCTTCCCCGCGGCCAGCGCACCGTACTGGTCCTGCGGTTCCTGTGCGACCTGTCGCTGACCGACACGGCCGCCGCGATGGGTTGTTCCGAAGGCAACGTGAAGTCGCAGACGGCGCGGGCACTGGCGGCGGTCCGCCAGGCGCTCGACGTCACCGAGCTGGCTGGGAGGAATTCGAGATGACCACGTTGGACGATCAGCGGATCACCGCACTGTTGCACGCCGCGCCGGTTCCCGAGCCGCGGGTCGACGTGGGCCGCGCGGTCCGGGACGGCCGGCGTACCCGTCAGCGCCGCCGCGTCGGCGGGATCACCGCGGTGACGATGCTGGCCGGGCTCGGTGTCGTGGGCGCCGTCCAACTCGGCGGGCCCGCCGACCGGCCGGCTCCGGCCGCGCCGGCCCTCGCGGCGTCAGCGGCCGGGACCGCGTCGGCCGCCCCGGTCTCGCCGGTCACCTGCGAGGCGTCGTGGCTGCCGCAGCCGATCGACGGTCCGGTCGCGGTGGCGAACGGCGTCGACCCCACCGGGCGGTACGTCGTCGGCGAGATCGGCACCGGGCAGGAGGACGGGCGGGTCGTGCTGTGGACCGACGGCAAGGCACGCGTACTGCCGGCCGGGGCGCGGCACGCTGCCGCCGTCAACGCCGGCGGCGTCGTGGTCGGCACCGACGGCGACGGCACCGGATGGGTCTACCGGAACGGGAGGCTGCGCTTCCTGGCCACCCCGCCCGGTTACCAGACGGTCCTCGTGCACGCCGTCAACGGCCGGGGCGACATCGCCGGCACCGCCACGGGAGCCGGCGACGCGCACCACGCCGTGCTGTGGTCGGCGGACCGCCCGCAGGAGCACCGGCTGGTCGGCCAGCCGGGATCCGCCGCGACCGGGATCACCGAGGACGGCACGATCGTCGGCGTGATGGGCCGCCTGCCCTACCGGTGGACGCCGCAGGGCGCCGGGGCGGCGCTGGCGGTGCCCGACGGCTACCCGCGCGCCTCGGTCGAATCGGCACACGGCGAATGGGCTGTCGGCATGGTTCCCGGCGCCGAGCAGGGCGGCACCGTGCAGATGCTGCCGGTGCGTTGGAACCTCAAGACGGGTGCGGTGAGCCTCCTGCCGTTCCCGGGAGCGACCGCGATCGCCGGCAACGGCGACCTGCTGGTCAACAGCAAGGAGCCGCTGGTCGTCGCCCCGGACGGCACGTCCCGCCAGCTGCCGGGCCGGCCCGACGTCCAGGCGACCGAGGCGGGCACGTACACGGCCAACGGAATCAGCGACGACGGTCTGACCGTGGTCGGCGCCGTCTACGAGAACCAGGTGCACCGGCCGCTGGTCTGGCGCTGCCACCGCTGAGGGTCGCGCGCCGGTGCCATGGGCCTGGGCCGGCAGCACGCCGGCCCGGGCCACCAGCCTGCGCCGACACCACGCCGATCAACGCCACCGGCCCGGGCCGGCGGCGCGCCGGCCCGGGCCACCGGCCTGCGCCGAGGCCACGCCGATCAACGCCACCGGCCCGGGTCGGCGGCGCGCCGGTCCGTGCCACCGGCCTTCCATGGCACCCCTCGCTGGCGCCGCTATGCGGTGATGTCGTAAACGACTCAGCTCCACAGCGCGTGGTAGGTCAGCCGCCGGTCCGGCCGCTCGCCGACGAGGTGACCGCGACGGAGTCCGGTCCGGCCGAGTCCAGTCCGGCCGAGTCCGATCCGGCCGAGTCCAGTCCGGCCGAGTCCGATCGGGCCGAGGCCGGTCCGGCCGAGTCCAGTCCGGCGGAGTCCGATCCGGCCTCGCCTGGCCCGGGCACGCCCGGCACGCCCGCGGCCGGGTCGGCGGGTCGCCAGCGGAAGAGCAGGAGCATCAGCCCGCCGGCGACCAGCCCCCAGAACGCGCCGCCGACGCCGAGCAGGGTCACCCCGGAGGCGGTGACCACGAACGTGACCACCGCGGCCTCCCGGGCGGCCGGCTCGGCCAGCGCGGAGGTGAGCGCGGTGGCCAGCGCGCCGAGCAGCGCGAGCCCGGCGACCGCCTCGATCAGCACGGGCGGGGCGAGCGCAATCAGCGCGGTGGCCGCCCCGGCGCCCAGCCCGAGCAGGGCCAGCCCCGCGCCGGCGGTGACCGAGGCGATCCAGCGCCGGTCCGGGT harbors:
- the mscL gene encoding large conductance mechanosensitive channel protein MscL, with product MLKGFKDFIMRGNVVDLAVGVVIGAAFTGVVTQLTKSFLEPLIRVFVLLVTGSDKGLAGTAPSFRGVAFDWIAFVNALITFLLTAAALYFLVVFPMNKLAERRKRGEEPPPKAPSEEVRLLTEIRDALVAAGHTTPGQQRGALDDVLGRREEPPTVR
- a CDS encoding FadR/GntR family transcriptional regulator, which translates into the protein MPPPVDSPTAPPRGHRVRQTIAQLRERILGGEWPVGGRIPTEPQLVAALGVGRNTVREAVRALVHAGVLECRQGSGTYVVSTDELAPVVARRLTDDRMAEVVEVRRAFEVEAARLAALRRTPDDLAALDGALAAREAAWRGGRVDEFVEADAALHVAVVAAAHNGMLAELYASVGAALRSTVAQSMGDALEPERYVDHSRLVEAIRDGDPHRAAIEAGAFLEPPPGA
- a CDS encoding MFS transporter, which gives rise to MTPPTTTAAVDAGASPRSARETIAGPDGVPAPADAPAPAAGPTGATPAPVGPVAGGLLVLVGMLLVALNLRAAITSLGALLDEVRDGLALSGALAGLVTTLPAVAFAVFGALTPRLVRRHSPARVLVVAMAILAAGQLVRIGTDSALVFIAGSALALAGIAVANVLLPLLVKQYFPHRIGLVTGAYSMTLTVGAAVAAAAAVPVAHAFGTWRAGLAVWAGLALAALLPWVPLALRARAARRGAPPAAVAPRSGRIRPGRTRLGWAMAVYFGTQSLGAYAIMGWLAQLFRDAGYRPQDAGLLLAGVTALGVPIALLMPTLAGRLRALHPLVLTLSAAMALAYVGMAVAPHDGALLWVVLLAIGQSAFPMILATIGLRARTTEGTVALSAFSQSVGYLIAALGPLLVGILYEATGGWTAPIGFLLAALAVQTGAGMVIARPRYVEDEA
- a CDS encoding SigE family RNA polymerase sigma factor — translated: MADADREFVEYVSARLPRLHRTAYLMCGDAHLADDVVQQTITALYVNWRRVSRADNVDAYVHRMLVHKLIDEKRLGWAKVRLLGWMPEPERPPATPHDDLAERDSLLAALARLPRGQRTVLVLRFLCDLSLTDTAAAMGCSEGNVKSQTARALAAVRQALDVTELAGRNSR